In the genome of Massilibacillus massiliensis, one region contains:
- a CDS encoding 4-hydroxy-tetrahydrodipicolinate reductase, which yields MDKIKIGIWGFGKTGKIIASEILHDPSFSLQWVVRKNTVDHEKYASRLLGYEYDAGKIFAAADIDDDFFSENPVDAIVDFSHSKGVQLYCNKVALRGIPIISAISNYEPEDMTLLQSLAKSTPVLYSPNITLGINVLMVAAQILQKITPHADIEIVEEHFKGKPEVSGTAKKIANVLGLSVADHLNSIRVGGIVGRHEIIFGMPNQIIRLSHESISRAAFGQGAIFAIKSLIGKPAGMYTMEAIIAEMFKKNIPVY from the coding sequence ATGGATAAGATTAAAATTGGCATTTGGGGATTTGGTAAAACTGGTAAAATCATTGCCAGCGAAATTTTACATGACCCTTCATTCTCGTTGCAGTGGGTAGTTCGTAAAAATACTGTAGATCATGAAAAATACGCAAGCCGTTTATTAGGTTACGAATATGATGCCGGGAAGATTTTTGCAGCAGCTGACATTGACGATGATTTTTTTTCTGAAAATCCAGTCGATGCAATCGTCGATTTCTCCCACTCAAAGGGTGTTCAATTGTATTGTAATAAAGTTGCGCTGAGAGGGATTCCCATCATATCCGCAATCTCAAACTATGAACCTGAAGATATGACATTGCTGCAATCTTTAGCAAAATCCACCCCCGTTTTATACTCACCTAATATCACGCTTGGGATTAATGTCTTAATGGTAGCTGCACAAATTTTACAGAAGATCACACCACATGCTGATATTGAAATCGTCGAAGAACACTTTAAAGGAAAACCCGAGGTATCCGGAACAGCCAAGAAAATTGCCAATGTACTTGGGCTTTCTGTAGCTGATCACTTAAATTCGATCCGCGTTGGCGGAATCGTTGGCCGTCATGAAATCATTTTCGGGATGCCAAACCAAATCATACGATTATCTCACGAAAGCATCAGCCGTGCCGCTTTTGGCCAAGGTGCCATTTTCGCGATCAAATCACTAATTGGCAAACCGGCTGGCATGTATACAATGGAAGCAATTATCGCAGAAATGTTTAAGAAAAACATTCCTGTGTACTAA
- a CDS encoding amino acid permease, translating into MKEKELDRGLKARHIELIALGGTIGVGLFMGSASTIKWAGPSVMIAYGLAGIIMFFVMRIMGEMLYLEPVTGSFATYAHKYISPFAGYLTAWCYWFLWVTVGMSEVTAIGIYMNYWFPDLAQWIPALIGVGIVALANLVSVKYYGEFEFWFALIKVTTIVAMLVVGFGVIFFGIGNDGVAMGVGNLFQHGGFFTGGLEGFIFALCLVTASYQGVELVGITAGEAKDPKNTLRKAIQNIIWRILLFYVGAIFVILSIYPWNQIGTIGSPFVMTFAKVGIASAAGIINFVVLTAAMSGCNSGIYSAGRMLYTLAKNGQAPKFLGEVSSKGVPSNSIKITIGCLLIGVFFNYMYPNSKLFVYIYSASILPGMASWIVLCISQIKFRRKWKTAMPKHPFKSVFFPISNYITLIFLLLVLVGMWFNEDTRGGLIAGAAFCVFITICYYSLGIQKRSIEKQMDND; encoded by the coding sequence GTGAAAGAAAAAGAACTAGATCGTGGGTTGAAAGCACGGCATATCGAGTTAATTGCTTTAGGTGGTACGATTGGTGTCGGTTTGTTTATGGGATCAGCAAGTACGATTAAATGGGCGGGGCCATCTGTGATGATTGCATATGGGCTAGCGGGAATTATTATGTTTTTTGTTATGCGTATTATGGGGGAAATGCTTTATTTGGAGCCAGTTACAGGATCGTTTGCTACTTATGCGCACAAGTATATAAGTCCTTTCGCAGGTTATCTAACTGCGTGGTGTTATTGGTTTTTATGGGTGACGGTGGGAATGTCTGAGGTAACGGCAATTGGCATTTATATGAATTACTGGTTTCCTGATTTGGCTCAGTGGATTCCGGCATTAATCGGAGTTGGAATTGTGGCGTTGGCAAATTTAGTTTCGGTTAAATATTATGGAGAATTTGAATTTTGGTTTGCACTCATTAAAGTAACTACGATCGTAGCTATGCTGGTTGTCGGATTTGGTGTAATCTTTTTTGGCATTGGAAACGATGGAGTTGCTATGGGCGTTGGAAATTTATTTCAACATGGTGGATTTTTTACCGGCGGGCTAGAAGGATTTATTTTTGCATTATGTCTTGTGACGGCATCATATCAAGGCGTAGAGCTTGTTGGGATTACCGCTGGTGAAGCCAAAGATCCTAAGAATACACTACGTAAAGCAATTCAAAATATTATTTGGCGTATTTTACTTTTCTATGTCGGTGCGATCTTTGTGATTTTATCCATTTATCCTTGGAATCAAATTGGTACAATTGGCAGCCCTTTTGTTATGACCTTTGCTAAAGTAGGCATTGCTTCAGCCGCTGGTATTATTAATTTTGTTGTACTAACTGCTGCAATGTCCGGGTGTAACAGTGGAATTTACAGTGCTGGTAGAATGTTGTACACGTTAGCTAAAAACGGACAAGCACCAAAATTTTTAGGTGAAGTATCATCGAAAGGTGTTCCAAGTAATAGTATTAAAATAACAATCGGCTGTTTGTTGATCGGCGTATTTTTCAACTATATGTATCCAAATTCTAAATTGTTTGTCTACATATATAGTGCAAGCATTCTTCCGGGGATGGCTTCGTGGATCGTATTATGTATAAGCCAGATTAAATTTCGCAGAAAGTGGAAAACGGCAATGCCAAAGCATCCTTTTAAATCGGTCTTTTTTCCGATCAGCAATTATATTACATTAATTTTTTTGCTGCTTGTCTTGGTCGGCATGTGGTTTAATGAAGATACAAGAGGTGGATTAATTGCCGGAGCGGCATTTTGCGTTTTTATTACGATTTGCTATTATAGTCTTGGAATACAGAAACGTTCAATAGAAAAACAGATGGATAACGATTAA